The sequence aTTAGATTTTTGGAATCCCAATATTCCTAAAAGTAATATTCAAAGCTCAAATTAATAGATATTTAAACTGAGAGTCTGTACTGCCGACTATAAATTTAGGCTAAAAGCAATACGGATCATAAGATTTAACACAAGTGCAAAACTgctggaggaaaaaaaataaaagtaaggGTGTTACATAGCTTTCTTTGCTGAAATGCGTTTTGCAGGCTCATTTTGCAACATTTGCTGCTGCAAGCATAAACATTTAAATTACAGCAGGTATTACCTCCAACGAAGAATAACAGAGCACCAAACAACCACTTTGAGTAAAGCAAACTGACATACCAACAAAAAATCCAACCCCATCTCATCCAAATTGGGGACATCCTTGGACAAACTTTGAGGGCTCCACTGGGGGTATTCATGCCAGTTCATGATTTGTTTATACCTGGCCACACTTGTTCATTTGGAGCACCTAATCAAcgtacagaaaaaaaaaattccatgaATTCCAATTAGTCCAAATGACAAAGAACAAAGTAAACGGCACCTTTTTGGGTAAGGAAGAAGTGGATGCCATATTGCTGAACCTGAATATATGTAGGAGCTGCTGCAGTTCAGAATCTCCAGAGAAGAGTGCTTGTTTCGTTACAAGTTCAGCTATAAATCAGACAGAATATACTGTTAAACCAACGGCACAATTgtacaattcaatatattgaAGTTCAAACACACTCTGTAGGAAACGGATAAGTACCAAATATACAGCCAACAGTAATGTGTAGCTCACAGAAGGACTACAGGAGTCCTATACCAAAGGGCCAATATCTGCAACAGAAATTGCACAAATTCATTGGCTACTGGCAAAACATCAGGATAACTTGTAACAAAAATGCTGCTGATAAAGAAAATCAGAAAGCATTCATTACCTCATGAGCCTGAGTGGTACAGTAAACACTCGAGCTAGCAATTCATATATTGAACACCATCATGAAAGTCAGCATATGCATACATGTATGTACATccacatatgtatatatgcattGAAGTTCAGGTGCACACTATGCATGGAGTTCTTGCTTGGCACTTCTTCGGGCCACCCACATAAACAACTCCTGCTGAGAGCTCTGACATCTTGAATTGTCCTCTCACATTCAGAAAGCATACAGACGATAGCTCGACTACCTCGACGTTGTCCTCACTGTGAATCAAACGTATGGTTAATCGCCGTTTCACCAATAATGATGGATTAACACTGTCCTTAATTAAGAATCAAAATCTATGACGATAatcatatataatttaaaggAGGGAAACAATTTAAATGGTACCTTGTTTCTTTGTAACAATTCCAAACCCAGTATGGAGGGAAACCCCAAGTGACATCTAACCAAAGAGTCAATATCTGCAACAGAAATTGCACAAATTCATTGGCTACTGGCAAAACATCAGGATAACTTGTAACAAAAATGCtgctgaaaaagaaaatcagaaaGCATTCAGTACCTCATGAGTATACTTCCTGAGTGGTACAGTAAATGCTCGAGCTACCAATTCATATATTCAACGCCATCATGATAGTCAAcatatgcatgcatatatGTACATCCACATATATATACGCATTGAAGTTCAGGTGCAGACTATGCATTGAGTTCTTGCTTGGCACTTCTTCAGGCATCTTCAGTTACATTTTGCTCCATCAACATCAAGACCTTAacagaaccaaaaaaatagagagataTCATATTCCCTCACCTCTGCACTGCCCCCCCGCCTCCCTGCCTCCTCGCCACCCTGAGGAGAAAACAGCAGGTAAATACTGTCTTATCGGCAAGAGCTTGCCATAGTGCAGCCAGCAAAAATATAAACCTACAAGGATATGAATCTAAAAGGGCACAGAAAAATATTGTGCTTGGCGATCCTAAATACAATCTTAGGGAGACCATGTGAACAATTTGAACATAGTTGGATGACCAGAGGATGGCTACCCAACTAAATCAAGTGAATAAAGAATCTCTACTAACACTAGCTCAACTAGTTACACTGAATAGGAGACTAAGACATAAAGCTTTTCACTAGCGTTAGTCTAAATCCCTTTTTCTGGTTACAAATTCAGGCTTACTATTGAAAATTATGCATCCAAGGGCGTCAAAATGGCGTCCAACTTGTGTGATTTATTAGGGGTGAATAATCCTGACCCTTTTCATTAATATAATTCAGAAGACTGAAGATAACCCAACAATTCATCTATCACTCCAAAACATCAAACAGTAGAAGCATTGATGTCATGACAACATATTAGAGAGCATGATTGAAGATAATGCAACAAACTTGAAGGATATATTGTGTTGACTGATCCTAAATGCCTATCCATCAATATATTGTGTTGACTGCTAGAGAAGGGTTGAACTAAAGAAGCTTTGTGAAACATCACCATCTTTAAAACAACAATTGTACAAATTTCTTCAGCATGACAAAATAGGCAAACATAACAAATTTCTTCAAGGTAGCTCATACCAAAAGTCTATTAGAAAAGAAGGCACTATATATCCTTTAATTAAGGCAGAGTGGTCTactttctccctctcttttttttgttttttttttttctgtatgATTCTGGTTTTCTTCTGTATTTCTGTCATCTACTTTCTTTTAAACCATTGTGAAATTCGCAAAACATCAGGGCAATAAATACATTTGTATGCTCTGCTTACCAAGAAGTTACAGAAAAAATAACACTCCAAATTGGCCAAAACAACCAAGTGAATCAAAGGTTATTTATATAGAAATCTTACCCGAGATAACTCAAGACCCAATTTATATAAACAGAAGCAGTGAAAGATTCTTCAAAACACACAAATAAGCCTGTCAGAATCAAGTGAGATAGTGGAGAAATCATTTTTACCATGACAGGATGTCCCCAGTCTGACGGACCCACAGTGGGGTCATTGGGGGTCAAACGACCCCATGGAAGCCATGGAAATAGGCTTGGAAGTCCACTTGAGCTGGCTGTGCGACCCCTTGGATTGCCCTCCAAGTGCTTGATGTTTTGCCTGACAGGAAGAGGGAGGAAAGCCTCCTGCAGCAGGAAGAAAaagcattttgtttttttttaaaacactatgggccaaacgacgtcgttttggctctgggaaatttttaaaataaaaatgtctTCCGTATCCTTCCACTGACCACCCAACCCAGCCAACCTTCCCATCCCAAAAACCCTTCCCATCTTCCAATTGCTATTATTCTTTTCTCAGATCCAAACCCCCAAGCTCCCCAATCACCACCTATTATTCTTATTGTGATATTTCTCATTTCAAGTTATTTCTAAAtcttaaaatcaaaataaggaTGATGTGtgctgtttttaatttaatggaAATCAAATCTGTAATTGCTTGGATGAAATTAATGATTTATATGTATGATGAAgtttttgcttatttgttgATTAAGTGGttgtagtttttttgttttttggttaattGGCATAGGTTTGAAATTTTACGAATTGAAATCActcaaaaacatatatatatatatatatatatataaaatgacaaattgaaatcattcaaagtatatttttcaagaaagaaataaaatttggaagagaaaaaatagataagaaaaataacccattcttaaattttctttagaaCATTTACACTATGACCCTACGGGATTCGAATCCTGGGTCCGTCCCCCGTCCCCCGTCCCCCGTCCCCCGTCCCCCACGCAGTTGGCCATTCCAGAGattagaaaattaatttaaaacacacaaaaattagATAATATCATAGCAGTTGTGCTAATTCTTTTGCACTAAACATAAACATATTTaagatgaaaaagaaatggtaCTGATTACCTCAATAGGCGCAGGATTACCGAAGCTGAGATGGATCCTCTCCATTTAGGGACCCAAAATCGCGTTCtggcatttcatcaaacacctAGGCAGCAACACTTGGCAACTGAGAATCTTAAAAACCATTCTCCGACTCACTTCCTCAAATTCGATGGTAGAAAATTCCTAACTTGCTCAAATTACAGAGACCACCTAACTCGCTCAAATTTGATGGTAGAAAATTCCTTTTACTCGGTTCCTTCTTGTAGtagaaaattaaagagaagCAAAATCTTCAGTTCTCTGGGGAGGAAAAATCTGATGCAGAAAACGAATTGGAGAAGAAGCCACTTACAGAAAAACGAATTGGAGGAGACTGGAGTGGCGTGGGTAGGCGGCCCATTGACTCACTAACCTCCAGAACGCGAGATGATGTTCAAAACCTCCTCACTTCTGGGGCGCTCCCATGtttctcctttttatttattatttatttgctattctttatttttcaattacaataCTATCCATGCGAATATTAAATATGAATCTCAGATAAGACAAGCAAAAAACTAACCCCACACAGATAAGTCCAAGTTAGGTTACAGTTACAGGTATATCCAGATCATATAGAACAAGgtattttattcaaataaaaggTAGTGAATTACATATCGACTCAATCGAAACTCTAACACTGAACACTTCATATCCAACAACTACATATATCAGAACAGAACAGAACAGAACAGAACAGAACGAACGGAACATCCAAAAGTTACAGAAGCCACCACACTTAACGATCAGCAAACGGAAACAAACTGCAAACGGAAAAATCTCACGGATTTATAGGAAACACTAGTACCCTTATCACTGATTAATAGGACATAGGAAAACATCAATGTCTCCTCCTTCTATTCCTCGAAACACGTCGTCCTCGGCTATCCCTTCTTTTGTCCAGACTAGGGAACATCTTGAAGAAAATGTTCTCCACACTTCTGTAATACCATTTCCTCCATCTCTTGCAAAACACAAGGGGCATGACCACAGTTCCAAACCCAAAGATGCATCCAATTTCAACGCTTaaaacatcaaaatcaatCTCAGGCCCAGAATGGGGAAACCCGTGACAGCTCTGTTGTGTTATCTCCTGTCAAAGGAGGCCCCCATAACCCTTCATTACCAGTGAAAGAAGCTGCTGGAAACGTTGAAAATTGAGTGCTGGTTGGGATCCTCCCAACGAGGTGATTACTTGACACATTCAAGAATGATAGGAACGTAAGTCTTGCAAGCTGTGGTGGAATTTCCCCGCTCAGGCTGTTGTTTGAGAGGTCTAAGGATTCCACTTTCAACAAGTTACCCAATGAGGATGGAATTTCACCTGTGAGAGCATTGCTGGACAAGTTGAGGATGTAAAGTGCTTTGAGCTCTCCAATTTCCTTAGGTATTGATCCACTGAAGTTGTTGCACGACAAGTCAAGGGAGGTGTAGATAGTGAGAATCTTCACTAGTTCCATCTCTGAACCTTTGCTGACTACAGTTACAGCATCTTGATAGTAAACCATGGGGAAGGTATTGACCTGAAATTCAGGGTGGTTGAGCACTTGAGCTGGATCATCTCCATCAACCATCATTTCTGGCCATGTTGTCAAGCAATCTCCTGGAATTTCTCCACTAAAATGGTTGTCAGCAAGGTCAATAATTTGAAGCTTTGACCAGGTTCCATTGGTTTTGGGACATCCAATGTTCCCATAGAATCTATTGGATCGCAAGACAAGGACACGCAAAGTGGATATTTCCTTTAGCAAGTGAGGGAAAACATCAGTTATCTGATTGTGTCCAAGGTTTAACACTGCTAACATTTCACACCGGGCTAGAGATTTTGGAAACTTGCCTCCTATTTTGTTTGCACCGAGGTCCAAAGTTCCCAAACTACAATTTGCTGAAAACTTATCAGAAATTGTGCCAGCAAGATTGTTTCTCCTTAAATTAAGTACTACAAGATTGGTCGTTGCAGATAAGCATCGAGGAATCATGCCACTCAAAGAATTGCTGGACAAATCAAGAACTTGAAGAGACTTCACATTGCACAGTGATACCGGAATGATCCCGTGCAAGTTATTAtttgaaagagagaagaaCCTAGTTTGAGTAAGAAAATCACCAATGTCATATGGTATGTTGAagctgaaattattttttgagtaATCTAGATAATTGACAACTGGTTGGAAAATTGGGATTCGTCCCTGAAGCTGGTTGGAATGAAGGTCAAGTAGAAGCAAGTTAGAAGTCAGATTGAGGAAAGGACCCTCTAGAGTTACCAGAGAGTTGCAAGAAAGATTTAGCATAGCAAGATAACCAAGCCTCCAAATCCAGTTGGGTATCTCCCCATGAATCTGGTTTTGTGAAAGGTCCAATTTGTATAATTCGGATTGATTTCTCAAGAAACCTGGGAATCTTCTCAACTTGCAAGAAGCTAATCTCAATATGGAAAGTTGAGGAAATAAAGAATAAGAGGGATTGGTATCATCATAACTGATCGACAAGCTGTTGTGGGAAAgatcaagaaaaacaagattttTCGATTGCTGAATAACATTAAGAGAGAAGGAGTTGTTCAAGTTGTTTGAAGAAAGTTGAAGCGCCCTAAGCCTTGGGAGATTAAAGATATTCATTGGGATAGGCCCTTCCAACTTGTTTCTTCTCAAAGAAAGGGTCTCCAAAAGAGAGATGCTACTAGAAAATACAGGCAACTGACCTGAGAATTGATTGTCAGAAAGCACTAGGTTCTGCAGCATGGGAAGAGAAAACAGAGACGGAGGAATAGTACCATCAAGTAGATTGAAACTCAACTCGAGACTTTTGAGAATAGTAAGGCTTTCCCAGTGAGAGGAATTAATCTGACCCATTAGAAGATTGGATGAAAGATTTATGTCGGTCAGATTCCTGGCCATACTGAAGAACGGAACAGAACCATTGAACTTGTTTGACGACAAGTCCACATAACTCAATTGTGTAAGGCCTTCCATTGATCTTGGTATTGATCCAGTGAAATTGCAACTTGAAATATCTATGTTGTACAACATTTTGAGTTCGCCGATAGAGTTTGGAAGAAGCCCTGTAAAGTTTGCGTTGTTTAGAACCAAAGAACGAAGAGATCCATTCTTGGGAAATTCTGGTAAGGAGCCTTGGAGCTGTGGATTAAAAGATAAGTCGATAGTCTGTAATGTAGGAATTTGGAAGATCTGCTTTGGGAATGAGCCATGTAACCCACATTCACTAAGGTGCAAGGAAGTCAAATTTCGGAAATTTGACAAGAACTCTGGAACTTCAATAGACAATTCGTTGTAATCTAAACGAATGACTGAGAGTGAATGAAGCTTCAGTAATGAAATATCAAAAGGGCCTGATAGGTTACAATTGATCAAGCTCAAGATCCTCAACTTTGGCAGTGAAGACGATATTGCTTGGCACCAGTCAGTCCCCTGCGCTGATATGCTTACACCATCAAGATGAAGTTCAGTAAGCTCCAGAAGGTTCCGAATGAGCAAACTCAAATTTGGGTTCTCAAGTTTGAGTATTGTTGTTTCATATAAGGAAGGGTCACTGGATAAATCAAGAACTTGTAACCCTGTCAAGCGTGAAATCTCAACAGGAATCTGCTCAGAATAAGCAGTATAAGATAAGTTTAGACAGCTCAAATTTGTAAGCTTTCCAACTGCTGATGGAATTTGAGAGCCATAGCCTAATCCATTATAGGCCAAATTGAGACTTTGAAGATGTTGAAGATCAAAGAGACTGCTTGAATTGTCAATTCCACCTGAGACAGATTCACTGCTAATGTCAAGACCAACAACACGCCCACTGGTGCAATTAACACCAACCCAAGAACAGCAGTCGGTACTTGAATTCCATGATATAAGCTTGGAGGAAGCAGAAGAATCAAATATAAGGCTTTTTTTCAACTGGAGCAATGATGACTTCTGGCCTTCAATACATTGGCCATGAACTGAGATGACATTAACACAGAGGTGGATCAAAAAGAGAACGAAATGGAGCAAAGTTTTCATCTTGATCAACTCTTAGAGACACTGAATGAAACTCAGGTGCTTACAAGTGTTTGAGGTTACTGAAGGAAACTCTGGAGCTTACAGGTGTTTGAGATTacagaaggaaagaaagtgaGGTGCTTACGAGGGTTTGAGATTACTGAAGGAAACTCAGGTGCTTAAAACTGGTTTGAGATTGCTGAAGGAAACTTAAGTTGATTGTTCTGATTACAATGATTATGGCTATATATAGAACAGAGTTAACAATCGAGCTTTTCTTGGGTCAAAGACAACAATCGAGCTTCTGCTCTAACTAAACGTAATAATTATAACAGGATGTTGTTTTCAGTGATTACAATGATAATCCCAAATGGTCAAAGTACCTAAGAGCTAATCTATATGCATTAATTCCCCTTCtgtttttaacaaaagaaaagaaactaaaaacaaaatgtggCATATATAGCTTGTGGGTCATATAGAGAATTCAAAACATAATACTTGCCCATATTTGggaaaaatctaaaaataaaaactcctATTTTTTTAGAATTCAGATCAATTATGGTGGTTGACTGAGGATCAAGCAAGAAGTGTTCAAGAGTTGGTCTGCATTATCAATAACAATAATGGAAGTCTTCAAAGACTAGAGATGTGAATACTAGTGTTTTTCCATCATCTTAATTTCCATCATCTTAATGTTACAACAGTTTTTCCTTCTCATCTTGATTAGTATGGGTTTGGTTAAGATCTATCAAAAACTTTGAATGGGGATTCAACACGTTTGATCTAAAAACTCAGCTAATCTAACCTACGACTAAGACACGCTTTCAACAGCCTTAATATCTACTACCTACACAAGCAACCCAATCTTGTATTAACTTACTAAATATGTGGAGGAAACACATGAGAAGAATAGATAAGAAGCTTTCCTTTTTAGCTAATTTTTGAAAACAagctttgaatttgaaatgaaagagAGAATATTTCCAAAAGTAGAAGAACCAAAGAATGATCTTGTTGGGGCTGCCGTTGCCGCTGGGGTCAGCAAGAAATTAAGCCTCAGTCATACCAACAACAACGTACGAGGTCCTTATTAGTCCTTAATTACCTCGCATCCATTCAtacttgtttctttgtttgtttgactCTGTTTGTAAACATGTTTCGAAGTCTTTCCTCCAGCTAAATGGCGCGAAACTTTGTCCACCTTGGCAAACCCAACACGTCATTATGGCGCAAGAACAAACGATCTATTCTGACGCACCTTGTTTTGTACACGTGGCGAAAtgctccattttttttttatggtgcCACTCAAAATCTGAAAGAGCTCCCTGCTCTGCTGCTGCccactagagagagagagaatggcaCTCTCGAGTAACATCTAATGCTATACAATACACTAATACAAGCTCTCGccgaaaaagaaagaagagatgtttagttttatattatttttaatactaATATTATAGATAAATACTATATCATTTAGTTTTTATAAacagaaccaaaaaaagacTATGATTGTTAGTTGTCCTATTTTGTGAGTTTACTTAACATACTAATTTTCAGTTttacccttttatttttagtgtgttgagtttttttaaatgagattttaaggttgaatttgtttttagaaacTTTACAAGTTATAAATGCAATTAAGGTGCAGCTGGTTATGACTTATAAGATTTGATACTTATGTATGTCTACTTTACAATATACCTATAATCGTGAGGTTTAATCTaatcaaacatattaataagcgaaaatgtaaaatataaatgaattgCTAGAGAAATTTGTTTTGACTCTATGATATATTAAGCATAACTCCATCATATGACTTAAAATATTCATAtcctttttaattaaaaatacataCACAAGCAAAAAAGTATTGGATTCTCACAAGAAAATCCATCATTCCATCCAATCATATTAGTTGTGGAAATTAAAAGTCCAATTCAATTTAATCCAACAAATCATTGAAACTgattaaaattgaattgaattgaaggtTGCACACCCTAGAAACTTTGTAGCTGGCGGAGCCAATATGTTCGGCCTGGGGAGTAGGAATGCCATAGGTGGTTCCCGCAAAGCTCGAGTTGCTGCTATTCTTCAACTCCGAAGTGGGCTGCGTCTCAAGGTGTCCTTTCCATGACTTAGTGCAATGAACATTGATTCTCTTCTTGTTTTCACATCACTTGATTTTCAATACTCtattaagagagagagtgtgtggtAGAGGTAGAGGTGTCAAACGAGACGGGCTGGCCTAGTACGGAGTCCGTTTAAATGAGGCATGGCACGACACAAGTACGAATATTAGTGGGCCGTATTCGGCACGACACGAAAACTTGGGCCGAATCGAGATCAAAAAATGAGGTGGAATGAACCGGGCCGGCCTGTGGCCTTATATGGGCCAGGCTTGGCTCGAGCCCGACCCacttaacttttttttgttttttgttttatataaaaactaTTCTACTATGATGTCTATTTGGATAATGTTGTAATTCAAATTAATTCATGATAAAATTAGGTGATGAAGTAGACTCTCTCATGTTTCTTTAAGCACTGATTTCATGAAAACATGTTTATAATTGAATTTATGAAGTTGGGACTGTTGAAAAGAAATTTTCCTGACAGATTTTGTGTTATGATTCAATATTGATGAACGACTCAATGACTTGAATTTTTGATATGTTGAACATATACATGTCTTCTTAAGTGCTGAAAATTTTCGTGATGATtggataataattttatttattgtctATTTTTAAGTAATCTATGTTTAGGAGAAAGTATGTGCCGGTAGATTTTATGAGTAACTTTAAAGGCCATTTTGGACTATTAATTGGACCAATATGCATCCGACATGTCCATCCTGATTGAGCAgattaatttgttgttttcttttctacaTAGATTTGTTATTAAACTTGATTATAAACGACATTATGTATTGTCATgtcgatatatatatatatatatatatgtaatatcgACAAATACATTATGATTGTATgaacatattttattttactggGCCGATCTTCGTGTTTTACAGATGAAGACACATTATGAAGTGACAACAAATCAAAGCATATAAGTTACAGATGGTCGTTGTATAATCCTTTGTAGTTAGTTTTAGCTTAGCTGTCTTGATCATCATTACATGTTCGAGCAGAGTATTATAAAACGagaaataaaacaagaaaattttaagtcacatgaataaataaaactcaCTCGCACACGCAGATAGactagtgtgtgtgtgtgtatatacaGTTCCGacctcttggaccacaggagtccaagagattgtggtcatccaccgttggatattaatccaatagttcaaaatgatatatataaatgcaatatgacataaatgattattacccgattcaagtcaaccgttgaatttacatccaacggtgagtgactataaatctcttggactacaggggtccaagagatcagaactatatatatatatatatatatatataatgagttatgaataataaatagaAAGGAGTTATGGATAACAATAAatagaaaggaaataaatcagactatatatatatatatatatatataatgagttatgaataataaatagaAAGGAGTTATGgataataataaatagaaaggaaataaatcgGACTCATCGTTTCATGAATTGACGACTGTTATGGGATGAGAATATTggttaaattaataaattatacaACTGTACATACTTAGGATTAAACCCACTAACCCAtatatgcaagaaaattaaatgcaGTATAGACTAACAATTCTATAAATTGATAAGCAATGTGGTTTTGCATTTGAAATTGACCTTATTTCACTTGTTTTTGGCCCAAAGATGTCGACCAGAATGAGCGACCTTTTCGTCATTGGAATTGGCATTTTAGTCTGCTTGCTGCTCCAATGTGAAGCATATTATACAGTGGGGGGTGCGGAAGGATGGAGGGCAGATCCTAGCATGACAAACTGGCCCAAAGACAGGAGTTTCAAGGCTGGGGATGTTTTATGtaagatattattttttccatgCATCTTCAAGTTTCAAGTTTATTCTTTACAAATTACGTATATTTGTTTAGTTcgtttatttacttatttaatttctttttttgtccaTTTTTGAAACAGTTTTCAAATATTCCTCAGAAGACCTCGGCGTAGTTGCTCTTACGAATAGCGATGCGTATAAGAACTGTAACATCGCTTTAGACTTGACCCGGACATTTCACGGATCAGGAAACGATCTTGTGGTATTACAGCAAGGCACAATCTACTTCGTAGCTATAACTAAAGCTTACTGTATTAAGGGAGCGAAAATGATGATTGATGTCAAGTAACTGCAAAGATATGGACAGGATGGATGCAGTTGATCGGCCTCCATTGTTAATTGTATCAAACAAGAGTTGATGCTGCtatgatgaaaaaaataattggagctgtatttttatttttcaccgtcgtttacctgaggaataatttatttttgcattggATTTTTGGAATCCCAATATTCCTAAAAGTAATACTCAAAGGTCAAATTAATACATATTTAAACTGAAAATCTGTACTACCTACTATAAAGTTAGGCTAAAAGCAATATGGATCATAAGATTTAACACAAGTGCAAAAATGCTGgaggaaaac comes from Prunus dulcis chromosome 6, ALMONDv2, whole genome shotgun sequence and encodes:
- the LOC117630549 gene encoding receptor-like protein 7; the encoded protein is MKTLLHFVLFLIHLCVNVISVHGQCIEGQKSSLLQLKKSLIFDSSASSKLISWNSSTDCCSWVGVNCTSGRVVGLDISSESVSGGIDNSSSLFDLQHLQSLNLAYNGLGYGSQIPSAVGKLTNLSCLNLSYTAYSEQIPVEISRLTGLQVLDLSSDPSLYETTILKLENPNLSLLIRNLLELTELHLDGVSISAQGTDWCQAISSSLPKLRILSLINCNLSGPFDISLLKLHSLSVIRLDYNELSIEVPEFLSNFRNLTSLHLSECGLHGSFPKQIFQIPTLQTIDLSFNPQLQGSLPEFPKNGSLRSLVLNNANFTGLLPNSIGELKMLYNIDISSCNFTGSIPRSMEGLTQLSYVDLSSNKFNGSVPFFSMARNLTDINLSSNLLMGQINSSHWESLTILKSLELSFNLLDGTIPPSLFSLPMLQNLVLSDNQFSGQLPVFSSSISLLETLSLRRNKLEGPIPMNIFNLPRLRALQLSSNNLNNSFSLNVIQQSKNLVFLDLSHNSLSISYDDTNPSYSLFPQLSILRLASCKLRRFPGFLRNQSELYKLDLSQNQIHGEIPNWIWRLGYLAMLNLSCNSLVTLEGPFLNLTSNLLLLDLHSNQLQGRIPIFQPVVNYLDYSKNNFSFNIPYDIGDFLTQTRFFSLSNNNLHGIIPVSLCNVKSLQVLDLSSNSLSGMIPRCLSATTNLVVLNLRRNNLAGTISDKFSANCSLGTLDLGANKIGGKFPKSLARCEMLAVLNLGHNQITDVFPHLLKEISTLRVLVLRSNRFYGNIGCPKTNGTWSKLQIIDLADNHFSGEIPGDCLTTWPEMMVDGDDPAQVLNHPEFQVNTFPMVYYQDAVTVVSKGSEMELVKILTIYTSLDLSCNNFSGSIPKEIGELKALYILNLSSNALTGEIPSSLGNLLKVESLDLSNNSLSGEIPPQLARLTFLSFLNVSSNHLVGRIPTSTQFSTFPAASFTGNEGLWGPPLTGDNTTELSRVSPFWA